A genome region from uncultured Roseibium sp. includes the following:
- a CDS encoding amidohydrolase family protein: MPDYLPFDPDPRTPKKMPPPKSCDSQFHVLGDPERYPTRPGAAYQMPSATWDRALHVHQTLGIERGIIVQTTTYGADHQVVLDGLAAMGPNYKGCANALVFNERDDAYIEKLDAAGVNGARFSFRAALGAVLSESELDRAVGKLRDLGWYMKIQPEQTGIAESAERFENVDIPVLIDHMGRIDLAKGDDDPSLKKLLQLLDRGNFWVMLSLGEKISKQGAPWDDVVPLAQRLIRHAPERVVWASDWPHPVSVKQPPNDADILELLYRYAPDDADLKRILVDNPATLFGFS, encoded by the coding sequence ATGCCCGACTATCTGCCGTTCGACCCTGATCCCCGCACGCCGAAGAAAATGCCGCCGCCGAAAAGCTGCGACAGCCAGTTTCATGTTCTGGGCGATCCGGAGCGTTACCCGACCCGGCCGGGCGCTGCCTATCAGATGCCCTCGGCGACCTGGGATCGGGCGCTCCATGTGCATCAGACGTTGGGGATCGAGCGCGGCATCATCGTTCAGACGACAACCTACGGCGCGGACCACCAGGTCGTCCTCGACGGGCTTGCGGCGATGGGGCCGAACTACAAGGGCTGCGCCAACGCGCTCGTCTTCAACGAACGCGACGATGCCTATATCGAGAAACTGGATGCCGCCGGCGTCAACGGCGCGCGCTTCAGCTTCCGCGCCGCGCTGGGCGCCGTGCTCAGCGAGTCCGAACTCGACCGTGCCGTCGGCAAGCTCCGCGATCTCGGCTGGTACATGAAAATCCAGCCCGAACAGACCGGCATCGCGGAAAGCGCGGAGCGCTTCGAGAACGTCGATATTCCGGTCCTGATCGACCACATGGGCCGCATCGATCTTGCGAAAGGCGATGACGATCCGAGCCTGAAGAAACTGTTGCAGCTACTCGACCGCGGAAACTTCTGGGTCATGCTGTCGCTCGGCGAGAAGATCTCCAAACAGGGCGCGCCCTGGGACGACGTCGTGCCCCTGGCGCAACGCCTCATACGCCATGCCCCGGAACGGGTCGTCTGGGCCAGCGACTGGCCGCACCCGGTGTCCGTCAAGCAGCCGCCGAACGATGCGGATATACTGGAGCTTCTCTACCGCTATGCACCGGACGACGCGGACCTGAAGCGGATCCTCGTGGACAATCCGGCGACATTGTTCGGATTTTCGTGA
- a CDS encoding transporter substrate-binding domain-containing protein, translated as MLKAAKLFIGGALALTAMFATPANAELSDILSSGKVKIAVPENFVPFGSLGAEGEYEGYDVDVAKMIAEDLGVELELVPVTSKQRIPFLETNKVDLVVATLGANPERAKSIWFSSAYAPFYSGAFAKPDVDVSSMADLAGKKVAVTGGTLEDLAITKSAPKDAEIIRFGDNAATIAAYVSGQADVIVTGNMIALGISKEHPDFGLKTKFIIANSPCFIGIKTGNIDLLQWVNVFVLQKKLNGKLNELSEKWLQTPLPPLPAL; from the coding sequence ATGTTAAAGGCTGCGAAACTGTTCATAGGCGGGGCACTCGCCCTGACCGCGATGTTCGCCACCCCTGCCAATGCGGAACTCTCCGACATACTGTCATCGGGCAAGGTCAAGATCGCCGTGCCGGAAAACTTCGTGCCGTTTGGCTCTCTGGGTGCCGAAGGCGAATACGAAGGCTATGACGTCGATGTCGCCAAGATGATCGCGGAGGATCTCGGCGTCGAACTGGAACTGGTTCCGGTGACGTCGAAGCAGCGCATTCCGTTCCTGGAGACCAACAAGGTCGACCTGGTGGTCGCCACGCTCGGAGCCAACCCGGAACGCGCGAAATCGATCTGGTTCTCCAGTGCCTACGCCCCGTTCTACTCCGGCGCCTTCGCCAAACCGGACGTCGACGTCTCCTCCATGGCCGACCTGGCCGGCAAGAAGGTTGCGGTCACCGGCGGCACGCTGGAAGACCTGGCAATCACCAAGAGCGCGCCCAAGGACGCGGAGATCATCCGCTTCGGCGACAACGCGGCGACCATAGCGGCCTATGTGTCCGGTCAGGCGGACGTCATCGTCACGGGCAACATGATCGCCTTGGGCATTTCCAAGGAACATCCGGATTTCGGCCTCAAGACCAAGTTCATTATCGCCAATTCGCCCTGCTTCATCGGCATCAAGACCGGCAACATCGACCTGCTGCAGTGGGTCAATGTCTTCGTTCTGCAAAAGAAACTGAACGGCAAGCTGAACGAGCTTTCCGAAAAGTGGCTGCAAACGCCGCTGCCGCCGCTTCCGGCCCTCTAA
- a CDS encoding amino acid ABC transporter permease — MKDLFVSVLGKPFGIVLFQLVDATQYTIYLSLIAFIGGGLLGLVATLAQVVPSKAANRISSGYIWLFQSAPLLMLLFLFGLGVPHLIDINVDPWAAATVALVLYASAYLADVWRGAVQAVPVGQWEGGRALGMSFTRILVLIIAPQAIQLAVAPTVGFLVQIIKGTSLAYIIGFHDLMNIGKRWANAPVPGTQPFVIYPIMALIYFALCFPLSLAARRLEKRFGKAGKTKQTAAAAA, encoded by the coding sequence TTGAAGGACCTGTTCGTCTCCGTCCTGGGCAAGCCATTCGGCATCGTCCTGTTCCAGCTCGTGGATGCGACCCAGTACACAATCTATCTCTCTCTGATCGCCTTCATCGGCGGCGGACTGCTGGGTCTGGTCGCAACGCTCGCCCAGGTGGTTCCGTCAAAAGCCGCCAACCGCATCTCCAGCGGGTACATCTGGCTGTTCCAGTCGGCACCGCTCCTGATGCTGTTGTTCCTGTTCGGACTGGGCGTCCCGCATCTGATTGACATCAATGTCGATCCCTGGGCGGCTGCCACCGTTGCGCTGGTGCTTTATGCAAGCGCCTATCTTGCCGACGTCTGGCGCGGCGCCGTTCAGGCCGTTCCCGTCGGTCAGTGGGAAGGCGGACGGGCGCTTGGTATGAGCTTCACCCGGATCCTCGTGCTGATCATTGCACCGCAGGCGATCCAGCTGGCGGTCGCACCGACTGTCGGTTTCCTTGTGCAGATCATCAAGGGGACGTCGCTGGCTTACATCATCGGTTTCCACGATCTCATGAACATCGGCAAACGTTGGGCCAATGCTCCGGTTCCCGGAACCCAGCCCTTCGTCATCTATCCGATCATGGCACTGATCTATTTCGCGCTTTGCTTTCCGCTCTCCCTCGCCGCCCGCCGGCTTGAGAAGCGGTTCGGCAAAGCCGGCAAAACGAAACAGACGGCCGCAGCGGCCGCGTGA
- a CDS encoding amino acid ABC transporter permease, whose translation MELRFFEIYRNHEYISLLLEGSCLSIALTVGGGIAGFVFATGLAGARYARLPILSQISAVYVEFVRNTPLIVQMFFVAFGLPLLFGYQWPFWGHAFLALTLNFAAYFAEILRAGFGAMKHGQLEAAAALGIPKPLAFWKITFPQAVASMYPSLSSQFVFLFLTTGIISEIGVRDLTYAGLFIDSRSFRSFEVFFTLTVLYILIALGFKYALKLIHDRMFPWRTIR comes from the coding sequence ATGGAACTGCGTTTTTTCGAAATTTACCGAAACCATGAATATATCTCGCTGCTCCTGGAAGGGAGTTGTCTGAGCATCGCACTGACGGTCGGCGGCGGCATTGCCGGTTTTGTTTTCGCGACCGGCCTTGCCGGGGCGCGATACGCCAGACTGCCAATTCTGAGCCAGATTTCGGCGGTCTATGTGGAATTCGTCCGCAATACGCCGCTGATCGTGCAGATGTTCTTCGTCGCCTTCGGCCTGCCGCTGCTGTTCGGATACCAGTGGCCGTTCTGGGGGCATGCCTTCCTTGCGCTGACGCTGAATTTCGCCGCCTATTTCGCGGAAATCCTGCGTGCCGGCTTCGGCGCAATGAAACACGGGCAACTGGAAGCCGCCGCCGCACTGGGAATTCCGAAGCCGCTGGCTTTCTGGAAGATCACCTTCCCGCAGGCCGTCGCCTCAATGTACCCGTCGCTGTCCAGCCAGTTCGTCTTTCTCTTTCTGACAACAGGGATCATTTCCGAGATCGGTGTGCGCGACCTGACCTATGCGGGGCTCTTTATCGACAGCCGGAGTTTCCGCTCGTTCGAGGTCTTCTTCACGCTGACGGTGCTCTACATCCTCATCGCGCTCGGCTTCAAATACGCGCTCAAACTCATTCATGACCGGATGTTCCCCTGGAGGACCATACGTTGA
- a CDS encoding AraC family transcriptional regulator, which yields MAAPEALATREYFAQHPVVRTRDMDEARHIVARKLCDHKLEVNGRRSGLFVRHNAVTGKSVSINYLRYGADVTVDPGQLGSFYLFQVPLSGCANISHRGEEITATTQMGAILNPDRGAVLHWARDCSKLLLQVDKTQLEEVARSITGAPLPGPIRFQMQVDLTNGPGRQLKRLVMACAQATENGDLFQGRLAAKDLKAEEDLAHALLTLQPSNISHIIERSDRRANPREIRIALEYIHANLGEPITLADIAHAARMNVRTLQKGFQRIYGQSPMQALRNARLDTAHYMLSARRNPPSVSEAAYSCGFSHLSRFSYYYKERFGHLPSDPR from the coding sequence ATGGCCGCACCAGAGGCTTTGGCGACGAGGGAATATTTCGCGCAGCACCCGGTTGTCCGCACGCGCGACATGGATGAAGCGCGGCACATCGTGGCCCGCAAGCTGTGTGATCACAAGCTGGAGGTCAACGGCCGCCGGTCCGGCCTTTTCGTCCGCCACAACGCGGTGACCGGCAAAAGCGTTTCCATCAATTACCTGCGGTATGGCGCCGACGTGACGGTGGACCCGGGACAGCTGGGCTCGTTCTACCTGTTTCAGGTGCCGCTTTCGGGATGCGCGAATATCAGCCACCGCGGCGAAGAAATAACCGCCACCACGCAAATGGGCGCAATCCTGAACCCGGACCGGGGCGCGGTGCTGCACTGGGCGCGCGATTGCAGCAAGCTTCTGCTCCAGGTCGACAAGACCCAGCTGGAAGAGGTGGCCCGGTCGATCACCGGCGCCCCCCTTCCCGGCCCCATCCGCTTCCAGATGCAGGTCGATCTGACCAACGGGCCGGGACGGCAGCTGAAACGCCTCGTCATGGCCTGTGCCCAGGCGACCGAAAACGGCGACCTGTTCCAGGGCCGGCTGGCCGCAAAGGACCTGAAGGCGGAGGAGGACCTGGCCCATGCGCTGCTGACCCTGCAGCCCAGCAACATCTCCCACATCATCGAGCGCTCCGACCGGCGCGCCAATCCGCGCGAGATCCGGATCGCGCTGGAATACATCCACGCCAACCTGGGCGAGCCGATCACGCTTGCCGACATCGCCCACGCGGCGCGCATGAACGTGCGGACACTGCAAAAGGGCTTCCAGCGGATCTATGGTCAAAGCCCGATGCAGGCCCTGCGCAACGCGCGGCTGGACACAGCGCATTACATGCTCTCCGCCCGGCGCAATCCGCCCAGCGTCAGCGAAGCCGCCTACTCCTGCGGCTTCTCCCACCTGAGCCGGTTTTCGTATTATTACAAGGAACGCTTCGGCCATCTCCCGAGCGATCCGCGCTAG
- a CDS encoding cupin domain-containing protein: MEKGVMKADSGMNGLAWNVVGHTYVPKLLSEDAFVWHATIPAGTFVPPHIHPTQDEWIYMLDGELEIEFPDEHDKAGTGDTIRMPRGIAHGIFNRSGKTATCVFGVSPARKLFELFTELDGVTDPEELVRLSALREVNFLPPPDAA, encoded by the coding sequence ATGGAAAAAGGCGTGATGAAGGCCGACAGCGGCATGAACGGCCTCGCGTGGAACGTGGTTGGTCATACCTATGTGCCCAAGCTGCTGTCGGAAGATGCCTTTGTCTGGCACGCGACCATTCCCGCCGGCACCTTCGTGCCGCCGCATATTCACCCGACCCAGGATGAGTGGATCTACATGCTGGACGGCGAACTGGAGATCGAGTTTCCCGACGAGCACGACAAGGCCGGCACTGGCGACACGATCCGGATGCCGCGCGGCATCGCCCACGGCATCTTCAACCGTTCCGGCAAGACGGCGACCTGCGTTTTCGGCGTGTCGCCGGCGCGCAAGCTCTTCGAGTTGTTCACCGAACTGGACGGTGTGACCGATCCGGAGGAACTGGTGCGCCTGTCCGCGTTGCGCGAAGTGAATTTCCTGCCCCCGCCCGATGCGGCTTGA
- a CDS encoding cupin domain-containing protein — translation MTTMAPGIVKSREGLDEISWNILGQTYVPKQMTEECFSWHATFPPGTFVPPHIHPDQDEFLYILEGRFDFLLDGKPVVGEPGDLVKLPRGIPHGIFNKSDSTIKTLFWVTPTAQLYDLFWALHNMGPDADPAQIVAVSAAHAIDFLPPEEGADQ, via the coding sequence ATGACCACCATGGCTCCCGGGATCGTCAAGTCCCGCGAAGGTCTCGACGAAATCAGCTGGAACATTCTGGGCCAGACCTACGTGCCCAAGCAGATGACCGAGGAATGCTTCTCCTGGCACGCCACCTTCCCGCCGGGAACCTTCGTGCCGCCGCATATTCACCCCGATCAGGACGAATTTCTCTACATTCTGGAAGGCCGCTTCGATTTCCTGCTCGACGGCAAGCCGGTGGTCGGCGAGCCGGGCGATCTGGTGAAGCTGCCGCGCGGCATTCCCCACGGCATCTTCAACAAGTCCGACAGCACCATCAAGACGCTGTTCTGGGTTACCCCGACTGCGCAGCTCTATGATCTGTTCTGGGCGCTCCACAACATGGGACCGGACGCGGATCCGGCGCAGATCGTCGCCGTCTCCGCCGCGCATGCCATCGACTTCCTGCCGCCGGAAGAAGGCGCGGATCAATGA
- a CDS encoding flavin-dependent oxidoreductase, whose protein sequence is MTVLIAGAGIGGLTAALMLHERGIKAQVVEQASEVREVGVGINTLPHSIAELAELGLLPRLDEVGLRTRELRYLTRIGQEVWREPRGLHAGHEYPQFSIHRGRLQKVLYDAAVERMGQDAVLTGKRLSGFVQDEAGVTAHFTDTADGLSSTTLRSEVLVCADGIHSVGRRRFYPNEGGPSWTGVVMWRGAAEWPVWEDGETMAIAGGLGAKLVLYPIAPAKDGRQLMNWVVNVRVADASVSPPPPESWSKQAPLSKVLPYAKRFHVPGIDIEALVRSSSAIYEYPMADRDPLPRWTHGRVTLLGDAAHPMYPVGSNGAAQAILDARCLADEMAASEHPREALYRYEQDRLPKTAEVVRTNRIGGPERVIDEVEKLSPRRFDNVDDVLGYEDRKAIVKGYAKMAGFATKEDA, encoded by the coding sequence ATGACGGTCCTGATCGCAGGCGCCGGGATCGGCGGGCTGACCGCGGCCCTGATGCTGCACGAGCGCGGTATCAAGGCGCAGGTCGTGGAACAGGCCTCGGAGGTGCGCGAGGTCGGGGTCGGCATCAACACGCTGCCCCATTCCATCGCCGAACTCGCCGAGCTTGGGCTTTTGCCGCGGCTGGACGAGGTGGGATTGCGCACCCGGGAACTCCGCTACCTGACGCGCATCGGCCAGGAGGTCTGGCGCGAGCCGCGCGGGCTTCATGCCGGCCATGAGTATCCGCAGTTTTCCATTCACCGCGGCCGGCTGCAGAAGGTGCTCTACGATGCCGCGGTCGAGCGCATGGGGCAAGACGCGGTCCTGACGGGCAAACGCCTGTCCGGCTTCGTCCAGGACGAGGCCGGCGTCACCGCCCATTTCACCGACACGGCAGACGGCCTCAGTTCGACGACCCTGCGCTCCGAGGTGCTGGTCTGCGCCGACGGCATACACAGCGTCGGCCGGCGCCGGTTCTATCCGAACGAGGGCGGGCCGAGTTGGACCGGTGTCGTCATGTGGCGTGGTGCCGCCGAATGGCCGGTCTGGGAAGACGGCGAGACCATGGCGATCGCAGGTGGCCTTGGCGCGAAGCTGGTGCTCTATCCGATCGCGCCTGCAAAGGACGGCCGGCAGTTGATGAACTGGGTTGTGAACGTGCGCGTGGCCGATGCCTCCGTTTCGCCGCCGCCGCCGGAAAGCTGGTCGAAACAGGCGCCGCTCTCCAAGGTGCTGCCCTACGCCAAACGGTTCCACGTGCCGGGCATCGACATCGAGGCGCTGGTGCGTTCCAGCAGCGCAATCTACGAATATCCGATGGCCGATCGCGATCCGCTGCCGCGCTGGACCCACGGCCGGGTCACGCTTCTGGGCGACGCGGCCCATCCGATGTATCCGGTGGGTTCCAATGGTGCCGCGCAGGCCATTCTGGATGCGCGCTGCCTGGCCGACGAAATGGCGGCTTCGGAGCATCCGCGCGAAGCGCTCTACCGTTACGAGCAGGACCGGCTGCCCAAAACGGCCGAGGTCGTGCGCACCAACCGGATCGGCGGACCCGAGCGCGTGATCGACGAGGTCGAGAAACTGAGCCCGCGCCGTTTCGATAATGTGGACGATGTGCTTGGATACGAAGACCGCAAGGCGATCGTCAAAGGCTACGCAAAGATGGCCGGCTTCGCCACGAAGGAAGACGCTTGA
- a CDS encoding ABC transporter substrate-binding protein — protein sequence MKATTKITFASLAAALAMSSALSSAALAEDVKIGMVVTLSGPPAALGQQIVDGFNLALEQNGGKLGGQDVSLIVEDDELKPDVALLKAKSLVERDEVDIVVGTVFSNMLQAIFKPVIQSETFLISPNAGPSTFAGKNCNPYFFVTSYQNNQNAEVSGMIANEEGFKKVVVMVPNYQAGRDNVAGYKQTFKGEVVDEIYTPLGHQDFSSELAKISTEGADALFTFMPGGMGVRLVKQFKATGLGDSMKFTSVFTTDETTLPGQKDAAVGFLSAGNWAPDMKNETNQAFVSAFEKKYGYIPGGYAAQAYDTAMLIASALEKTGGDVSDKDAMRAALEAADFPSVRGSFSFSNNHYPVQDFHLLEVAKRDDGKYWTTDKRTIVKDYADSFHGECKM from the coding sequence ATGAAAGCAACGACGAAAATCACTTTCGCCAGCCTGGCAGCGGCTTTGGCAATGAGCTCCGCGCTGTCTTCGGCGGCTCTCGCCGAGGACGTCAAGATCGGGATGGTCGTCACCCTGTCCGGCCCGCCGGCAGCCCTTGGCCAGCAGATCGTTGACGGTTTCAATCTCGCGCTGGAACAGAACGGCGGCAAGCTGGGCGGGCAGGACGTTTCCCTGATCGTCGAGGACGATGAGCTCAAGCCGGACGTCGCCCTGCTCAAGGCGAAGTCGCTGGTCGAGCGTGACGAGGTCGACATCGTGGTGGGAACCGTGTTCTCCAACATGCTGCAGGCGATCTTTAAGCCGGTGATCCAGTCCGAGACCTTCCTGATCAGCCCGAACGCGGGTCCGTCGACCTTCGCCGGCAAGAACTGCAATCCCTATTTCTTCGTCACCTCCTACCAGAACAACCAGAACGCCGAAGTGAGCGGCATGATCGCCAACGAGGAAGGCTTCAAGAAGGTCGTCGTGATGGTGCCCAACTATCAGGCAGGCCGCGACAACGTCGCCGGTTACAAGCAGACCTTCAAGGGCGAGGTTGTGGACGAGATCTACACGCCGCTCGGCCATCAGGACTTCTCGTCCGAGCTTGCCAAGATCTCCACGGAAGGCGCGGATGCGCTGTTCACCTTCATGCCCGGCGGCATGGGCGTGCGCCTCGTCAAGCAGTTCAAGGCCACGGGCCTCGGCGACAGCATGAAGTTCACCTCCGTCTTCACCACCGACGAAACCACTCTGCCGGGCCAGAAGGATGCCGCCGTCGGCTTCCTGTCCGCCGGCAACTGGGCGCCGGACATGAAGAACGAGACCAACCAGGCCTTCGTCAGCGCCTTCGAGAAGAAGTACGGCTACATTCCGGGCGGCTACGCCGCTCAGGCCTATGACACGGCCATGCTGATCGCCAGCGCGCTGGAAAAGACCGGCGGAGATGTCAGCGACAAGGACGCGATGCGCGCGGCGCTCGAAGCCGCGGACTTCCCCTCCGTGCGCGGGTCCTTCTCCTTCAGCAACAACCATTACCCCGTTCAGGACTTCCACCTGCTGGAAGTCGCCAAGCGGGACGACGGCAAGTACTGGACGACGGACAAGCGGACCATCGTGAAGGACTACGCCGACAGCTTCCACGGCGAATGCAAGATGTAG